Part of the Drosophila santomea strain STO CAGO 1482 chromosome 2L, Prin_Dsan_1.1, whole genome shotgun sequence genome is shown below.
GCATATACATGCTCTTGGAAGAAAGCACATTTCATGGAAGTCTTTGACCGAGTCTCACCTTCAACTCCCTCTTGGGGCTCCGCAAACAGATCGATGTCACCGTTCTGATCCGCCAGCTCCAACAGACGCTGCTCCACCTCGTTGGGCAAAGTGCCGGCGGCACAAACGGCCACCAGGCAGGCTAAGACTACCAGGAAACGCATGCTTGATTGTGGCTTTTAGCAACTAAACTTGCTACTGAATTGGCCAACCCACGGACAGAgtcttatatacaaaaatCGCCTGCAGACGATAACGCGTAGAAGGTGATACTGAGCGGAGATAGCAGCCGGAATGGGGACTAATTAAAACGTAGATCGTGGACTCGCTTGAATTGCTTTTTATTGGTGGGTGCTGCCTTAGTCTAGCTTCCTGGACTCCACGGCCAACCAGGGAGCGGGAGTGGGATTGCAGGTGCCAGTGGTGGCGGACAGCAGGCTGAACAGATACCAGATCTTGTGACCCGTGAGATAGCCGTTGACCAGCGGCACAAAGATCTCCTCGATCTTTTTGCTGATCTGGTCCTGGTTGCCATTGATGAAGGCCGGAATCTCCTTGTCGAGCATGTCGTTGATGAACTCATTGATCCTTCCGTTTCCCATAACACCGCCAATGTTCGAGGTTACACCGCCCAAGCCAACGGCGCAGCTGAACTTGGAGATCTTGATGGAGCCAAAGATGAAGGGCATCTTGTACTTGAACTCGCCCTGAATTGACAGATTCTGCAGGCTGAAGGACAAGGGTCCCGAGCTCTCGTAGCGCACAGACAATCCCAGTTCCTTCAGCAGATCCACGAAGGTGTTGGTGTCCAAATAGTGGGCGCTGGCCTTCAGCTCTGGGAAGTTGAAGTGGAACTTGACCTTCTTGCTGAAAGTGTAGCTGACTTTCATCTTCTTGACCTCCATGCCTTCCAGGCCATCGAAGCGGAAACGCAGGAACTGCAGCAGGGTACTGGGGATAACTATTAGATCCTCTGATTTGATCATCCCAATTAATTATAACTCACTCGACGACCGACTCGGCCAAGTGGATGCGGAGATCAGCATTGGTATAGGGGTCCAGTGGGGGGATTCCGTATTGGGGCCAACCACAAGGCATTTGGTTCAGCAATCCGTTGATGGCCTTCTTGACCGATCCGTTCAAGATCAGGCCCTGAGTATCGGGCTTTGCAGCTATTTGCGGGGATTTACACGTGAATTAGCCCTCTATGTGCTCTGTTGATGATTACACTTACGATTACGCTCCACCAGCTGGTCCCATTGCTCCTCGGTGAGCAGCTCCACATCGTAGGCTGCTACGCAGGCCAAAAGggccacaaaaacacaaacgaTAGCTTTCATTGTATAGCCACCTGTTCGATTGTCCCAGCCGGTCAGTGGCTTTTATAGCAAAGCTTTGGGATTTGAAGGGCAAGAAGAAGGGAGGGGGGTCTAACCAGGTTTAACCAGGTTAACAAATACACATGCTAATCGCTGCTTCTGATTAGCAGAGCTGCGATGAACATAACGCCCGATGCACGATAGGCTTCCGATTTAGCGCGAAGGAATCACATCATTCGGCAAGTGGTTTGTAAGAGCACAAAGCAAAAGGAACACTTGTATCGCTTGAGTGGCTTGTTTTGGCCTAATCTCGACGGCCAATTGGCCAATCGAATGTCAATATCACttatagaatatatattgGCTATCATTGACATCTGGATTATACACAAATAACTGCGCTACCGGGGGTAAAACTGCGTCAACCATTCCAGGCAGGTGTTGGCGGATTACACTCGATGACCGATTCGTATCACTCAGTGGGGGTAAATTCTTTTGTCTTCGCAGCTTTAGTGGCACTTTTTGTACTCTTCAGAGCATTAAAGGCGTACTAAAAAGTGATTTATTGCTGTTTTGATTAGGATTTTACAATGGGAACTAACACATTTGGTAGACTACTGGTTGATAAACGAATTGGGCTAGGACTGGCGTAAGCTTTAGGGCCAATAATTCATTAAGAGAGTATTTGACCAGCCATCAGGTCTTAATCGTCTGGATTTCTTTATTAATAGATCCATTCGAAAGACCTTTAAATACCCCAGTCGAGATATCAGTCATAAATCACTCAATGCACTTAAAATTAGTTTGATTGTAAATCaataaacaaacttttcgCAGACTTTAGATCCGCAAAGGCGCGTGCagtatttaattcaaaacaaattgtGAAGAAGATTATTATCATACGAAAATATTGAAGTTCGTTTTTAGATTTGATAATTAACTTGTTTAAATGCTTCTGATTGGCTCTAACACCTGCATGACCTTAAAATAGCAATTAATGGAAAGTTTTCGTAAGACCAAACTTCTCGTGTATGAGTACTTTGTAATCGCGAAACAAATGATTTGAAAAGTGatggtttattttaaaatggaGTCGCCATAATCTTGTTTCCAAGTCAACCTATCTAACACCTTCTTTTGCAAAAAGGGATTAGAAAAACACTTTTCGAAACTTCCTAGCCATAACCATGCGAGACACACCCCAAACAGACTTTGATCTTGACACTCCTCCACAAGAAGGGAATGTTTGTGCTTTGGTGAAAACTG
Proteins encoded:
- the LOC120444155 gene encoding uncharacterized protein LOC120444155 gives rise to the protein MKAIVCVFVALLACVAAYDVELLTEEQWDQLVERNPAKPDTQGLILNGSVKKAINGLLNQMPCGWPQYGIPPLDPYTNADLRIHLAESVVDTLLQFLRFRFDGLEGMEVKKMKVSYTFSKKVKFHFNFPELKASAHYLDTNTFVDLLKELGLSVRYESSGPLSFSLQNLSIQGEFKYKMPFIFGSIKISKFSCAVGLGGVTSNIGGVMGNGRINEFINDMLDKEIPAFINGNQDQISKKIEEIFVPLVNGYLTGHKIWYLFSLLSATTGTCNPTPAPWLAVESRKLD